The proteins below come from a single Xiphophorus couchianus chromosome 20, X_couchianus-1.0, whole genome shotgun sequence genomic window:
- the arhgap40 gene encoding rho GTPase-activating protein 40 isoform X3 translates to MSVEPWASPQDQAAAEHTRSKISPAAQEQEQEQPDKLCLESFWSEVETIRQGCGEPDLDPTRRDSRQSEEGEQEEQWLADAGLSTLISEDSEDVDKAVLLSTLTRTQAEAVQRRLDSYTLSRRKKNKLPPRDVRDIFSSPIAQALLPESQNSKDLPQNSMASVAKMPFSAVTPEHQRAAPKEEFLITDIAYCEQAVIFIKQANFPLNNIPYRKEDGTLPRVICPKCRLGVTRIQDLSLADMKKVRQLALIDMTALCDLLELEVKRHKTGKRKIAESPLFGVPLATLLETDQKIKPITSIPLFLHTLLSFLEKKGVDSEGILRVPGSQSRIKLLQQNLEANFYKGRFNWDEVSPNDAAALLKKFIRELPDPLLTAEYLNTFSAVRDITELRQKLHMLNLLILLLPEPNRSTLKALLEFLSKVVNREKKNRMNLWAVATIMAPNLFLHKAVPSRLTDGVEKGQAEKAADVMRLLIRYQDLLWTVPNFLMSQVRRLNENSNRRYQFKNLLRKIQPDSREKPEKNSEPRRTIKIQVGDLVNGTMEFQLNINCRTSDLLAQFYRQFLRSPENGKGKMQRNGSVGYPDCALYEVGGNIGEHCLDTETHLLDLYNSNPGGEWVIKTKPNGGRGQ, encoded by the exons ATGAGCGTGGAGCCCTGGGCCAGCCCGCAGGACCAGGCAGCCGCTGAGCACACTCGCAGCAAAATCTCACCAGCAGCAcaggagcaggagcaggagcagCCGGATAAACTGTGCCTGGAATCGTTCTGGAGCGAGGTTGAGACCATCCGACAGGGGTGTGGCGAGCCGGATCTCGACCCCACCAGGAGAGACTCCAGACAGTCAGAAG AGGGGGAACAGGAGGAGCAGTGGCTGGCCGATGCTGGTTTATCGACCCTTATCAGTGAGGACAGCGAGGATGTAGACAAGGCCGTGCTGCTTTCCACTCTGACCCGGACGCAGGCAGAAGCTGTTCAGCGTCGCCTGGATTCCTACACGTTATCCCGCCGCAAAAAGAACAAGCTGCCGCCCAGAGACGTTCGGGACATCTTCAGCTCCCCCATTGCTCAG GCCCTGCTGCCAGAGTCTCAGAACAGCAAAGACCTTCCTCAGAACAGTATGGCATCAGTTGCCAAAATGCCTTTCTCAG cAGTGACACCGGAGCATCAGCGGGCTGCCCCTAAAGAGGAATTCCTCATCACTGACATTGCTTACTGTGAACAAGCCGTGATTTTCATTAAGCAGGCCAATTTTCCACTGAACAACATCCCATACCGGAAAGAAGATGGCACCCTGCCT CGGGTGATCTGCCCTAAGTGTCGCCTCGGAGTAACTCGTATTCAAGATCTCTCCCTCGCTGACATGAAGAAGGTTCGTCAGTTGGCTCTTATCGACATGACGGCACTCTGCGACCTCTTGGAGCTAGAGGTTAAAAGGcacaaaactggaaaaaggaaaatcgCAG AGAGCCCACTGTTTGGGGTACCACTGGCCACGCTGCTGGAAACTGATCAGAAAATCAAACCAATCACCTCAATTCCTCTCTTCCTGCACACG CTGCTGTCGTTTCTGGAAAAGAAAGGAGTCGATTCAGAGGGGATCCTGCGGGTTCCAGGATCTCAATCCAGGATAAAG CTGCTACAGCAGAATCTGGAGGCCAATTTTTACAAAGGCCGTTTCAACTGGGATGAAGTGAGTCCAAATGATGCTGCTGCCCTCTTGAAGAAGTTTATCCGAGAGCTTCCTGACCCGCTGCTCACTGCAGAATACCTCAACACCTTCAGCGCCGTCAGAG ACATCACAGAACTGAGGCAGAAACTGCACATGTTGAACCTGCTCATCCTGCTGCTCCCTGAGCCCAACAGGAGCACACTGAAG GCCCTGCTGGAGTTCCTCAGTAAGGTGGTcaacagagagaagaagaacagGATGAACCTGTGGGCTGTGGCAACCATCATGGCTCCAAACCTCTTCCTCCATAAGGCCGTCCCAAGCCGACTGACAGATGGGGTAGAGAAAGGACAGGCGGAGAAAGCAGCTGATGTGATGAGGCTTCTCATTCGTTACCAAGACCTCCTCTGGACG GTCCCTAACTTCCTCATGAGCCAGGTGCGTCGGCTAAATGAGAACAGTAACCGTCGCTATCAGTTCAAGAACCTGCTGAGAAAGATCCAGCCGGACAGCAgagaaaaaccagagaaaaactCAGAG CCACGTCGTACTATAAAAATCCAGGTGGGAGATCTGGTGAATGGCACGATGGAGTTCCAGCTCAACATTAACTGCAGGACCTCGGACCTGCTCGCCCAGTTTTACCGCCAGTTCCTCCGCAGCCCAGAAAATGGAAAGGGGAAAATGCAAAG AAACGGCTCAGTGGGATACCCAGACTGTGCCCTGTATGAAGTAGGAGGGAATATTg GAGAGCACTGTTTGGACACCGAGACGCATCTCCTGGATCTGTACAACAGTAACCCTGGAGGAGAATGGGTCATCAAAACGAAGCCCAATGGAGGCAGAGGGCAGTGA
- the arhgap40 gene encoding rho GTPase-activating protein 40 isoform X2 has translation MPWGKSGSAALLLLAGKTLWRAKARDPSPTEMSVEPWASPQDQAAAEHTRSKISPAAQEQEQEQPDKLCLESFWSEVETIRQGCGEPDLDPTRRDSRQSEEGEQEEQWLADAGLSTLISEDSEDVDKAVLLSTLTRTQAEAVQRRLDSYTLSRRKKNKLPPRDVRDIFSSPIAQALLPESQNSKDLPQNSMASVAKMPFSAVTPEHQRAAPKEEFLITDIAYCEQAVIFIKQANFPLNNIPYRKEDGTLPRVICPKCRLGVTRIQDLSLADMKKVRQLALIDMTALCDLLELEVKRHKTGKRKIAESPLFGVPLATLLETDQKIKPITSIPLFLHTLLSFLEKKGVDSEGILRVPGSQSRIKLLQQNLEANFYKGRFNWDEVSPNDAAALLKKFIRELPDPLLTAEYLNTFSAVRDITELRQKLHMLNLLILLLPEPNRSTLKALLEFLSKVVNREKKNRMNLWAVATIMAPNLFLHKAVPSRLTDGVEKGQAEKAADVMRLLIRYQDLLWTVPNFLMSQVRRLNENSNRRYQFKNLLRKIQPDSREKPEKNSEPRRTIKIQVGDLVNGTMEFQLNINCRTSDLLAQFYRQFLRSPENGKGKMQRNGSVGYPDCALYEVGGNIGEHCLDTETHLLDLYNSNPGGEWVIKTKPNGGRGQ, from the exons ATGCCATGGGGAAAAAGTGGCTCGGCggctctgctgctgctcgcAGGGAAAACCCTCTGGCGGGCAAAAGCCAG AGATCCCAGTCCCACCGAGATGAGCGTGGAGCCCTGGGCCAGCCCGCAGGACCAGGCAGCCGCTGAGCACACTCGCAGCAAAATCTCACCAGCAGCAcaggagcaggagcaggagcagCCGGATAAACTGTGCCTGGAATCGTTCTGGAGCGAGGTTGAGACCATCCGACAGGGGTGTGGCGAGCCGGATCTCGACCCCACCAGGAGAGACTCCAGACAGTCAGAAG AGGGGGAACAGGAGGAGCAGTGGCTGGCCGATGCTGGTTTATCGACCCTTATCAGTGAGGACAGCGAGGATGTAGACAAGGCCGTGCTGCTTTCCACTCTGACCCGGACGCAGGCAGAAGCTGTTCAGCGTCGCCTGGATTCCTACACGTTATCCCGCCGCAAAAAGAACAAGCTGCCGCCCAGAGACGTTCGGGACATCTTCAGCTCCCCCATTGCTCAG GCCCTGCTGCCAGAGTCTCAGAACAGCAAAGACCTTCCTCAGAACAGTATGGCATCAGTTGCCAAAATGCCTTTCTCAG cAGTGACACCGGAGCATCAGCGGGCTGCCCCTAAAGAGGAATTCCTCATCACTGACATTGCTTACTGTGAACAAGCCGTGATTTTCATTAAGCAGGCCAATTTTCCACTGAACAACATCCCATACCGGAAAGAAGATGGCACCCTGCCT CGGGTGATCTGCCCTAAGTGTCGCCTCGGAGTAACTCGTATTCAAGATCTCTCCCTCGCTGACATGAAGAAGGTTCGTCAGTTGGCTCTTATCGACATGACGGCACTCTGCGACCTCTTGGAGCTAGAGGTTAAAAGGcacaaaactggaaaaaggaaaatcgCAG AGAGCCCACTGTTTGGGGTACCACTGGCCACGCTGCTGGAAACTGATCAGAAAATCAAACCAATCACCTCAATTCCTCTCTTCCTGCACACG CTGCTGTCGTTTCTGGAAAAGAAAGGAGTCGATTCAGAGGGGATCCTGCGGGTTCCAGGATCTCAATCCAGGATAAAG CTGCTACAGCAGAATCTGGAGGCCAATTTTTACAAAGGCCGTTTCAACTGGGATGAAGTGAGTCCAAATGATGCTGCTGCCCTCTTGAAGAAGTTTATCCGAGAGCTTCCTGACCCGCTGCTCACTGCAGAATACCTCAACACCTTCAGCGCCGTCAGAG ACATCACAGAACTGAGGCAGAAACTGCACATGTTGAACCTGCTCATCCTGCTGCTCCCTGAGCCCAACAGGAGCACACTGAAG GCCCTGCTGGAGTTCCTCAGTAAGGTGGTcaacagagagaagaagaacagGATGAACCTGTGGGCTGTGGCAACCATCATGGCTCCAAACCTCTTCCTCCATAAGGCCGTCCCAAGCCGACTGACAGATGGGGTAGAGAAAGGACAGGCGGAGAAAGCAGCTGATGTGATGAGGCTTCTCATTCGTTACCAAGACCTCCTCTGGACG GTCCCTAACTTCCTCATGAGCCAGGTGCGTCGGCTAAATGAGAACAGTAACCGTCGCTATCAGTTCAAGAACCTGCTGAGAAAGATCCAGCCGGACAGCAgagaaaaaccagagaaaaactCAGAG CCACGTCGTACTATAAAAATCCAGGTGGGAGATCTGGTGAATGGCACGATGGAGTTCCAGCTCAACATTAACTGCAGGACCTCGGACCTGCTCGCCCAGTTTTACCGCCAGTTCCTCCGCAGCCCAGAAAATGGAAAGGGGAAAATGCAAAG AAACGGCTCAGTGGGATACCCAGACTGTGCCCTGTATGAAGTAGGAGGGAATATTg GAGAGCACTGTTTGGACACCGAGACGCATCTCCTGGATCTGTACAACAGTAACCCTGGAGGAGAATGGGTCATCAAAACGAAGCCCAATGGAGGCAGAGGGCAGTGA
- the arhgap40 gene encoding rho GTPase-activating protein 40 isoform X1, producing MGGKEEVVLSRMEPKMQFSHTRLNSFKLGLTHSMWEKKHAKKTSSKKKARDPSPTEMSVEPWASPQDQAAAEHTRSKISPAAQEQEQEQPDKLCLESFWSEVETIRQGCGEPDLDPTRRDSRQSEEGEQEEQWLADAGLSTLISEDSEDVDKAVLLSTLTRTQAEAVQRRLDSYTLSRRKKNKLPPRDVRDIFSSPIAQALLPESQNSKDLPQNSMASVAKMPFSAVTPEHQRAAPKEEFLITDIAYCEQAVIFIKQANFPLNNIPYRKEDGTLPRVICPKCRLGVTRIQDLSLADMKKVRQLALIDMTALCDLLELEVKRHKTGKRKIAESPLFGVPLATLLETDQKIKPITSIPLFLHTLLSFLEKKGVDSEGILRVPGSQSRIKLLQQNLEANFYKGRFNWDEVSPNDAAALLKKFIRELPDPLLTAEYLNTFSAVRDITELRQKLHMLNLLILLLPEPNRSTLKALLEFLSKVVNREKKNRMNLWAVATIMAPNLFLHKAVPSRLTDGVEKGQAEKAADVMRLLIRYQDLLWTVPNFLMSQVRRLNENSNRRYQFKNLLRKIQPDSREKPEKNSEPRRTIKIQVGDLVNGTMEFQLNINCRTSDLLAQFYRQFLRSPENGKGKMQRNGSVGYPDCALYEVGGNIGEHCLDTETHLLDLYNSNPGGEWVIKTKPNGGRGQ from the exons ATGGGAGGCAAAGAGGAGGTAGTGCTGAGCAGAATGGAGCCCAAGATGCAGTTTTCACACACCAGGTTAAATAGTTTCAAGCTTGGGCTAACTCATAGcatgtgggaaaaaaagcacGCGAAGAAgacaagcagcaaaaaaaaagccag AGATCCCAGTCCCACCGAGATGAGCGTGGAGCCCTGGGCCAGCCCGCAGGACCAGGCAGCCGCTGAGCACACTCGCAGCAAAATCTCACCAGCAGCAcaggagcaggagcaggagcagCCGGATAAACTGTGCCTGGAATCGTTCTGGAGCGAGGTTGAGACCATCCGACAGGGGTGTGGCGAGCCGGATCTCGACCCCACCAGGAGAGACTCCAGACAGTCAGAAG AGGGGGAACAGGAGGAGCAGTGGCTGGCCGATGCTGGTTTATCGACCCTTATCAGTGAGGACAGCGAGGATGTAGACAAGGCCGTGCTGCTTTCCACTCTGACCCGGACGCAGGCAGAAGCTGTTCAGCGTCGCCTGGATTCCTACACGTTATCCCGCCGCAAAAAGAACAAGCTGCCGCCCAGAGACGTTCGGGACATCTTCAGCTCCCCCATTGCTCAG GCCCTGCTGCCAGAGTCTCAGAACAGCAAAGACCTTCCTCAGAACAGTATGGCATCAGTTGCCAAAATGCCTTTCTCAG cAGTGACACCGGAGCATCAGCGGGCTGCCCCTAAAGAGGAATTCCTCATCACTGACATTGCTTACTGTGAACAAGCCGTGATTTTCATTAAGCAGGCCAATTTTCCACTGAACAACATCCCATACCGGAAAGAAGATGGCACCCTGCCT CGGGTGATCTGCCCTAAGTGTCGCCTCGGAGTAACTCGTATTCAAGATCTCTCCCTCGCTGACATGAAGAAGGTTCGTCAGTTGGCTCTTATCGACATGACGGCACTCTGCGACCTCTTGGAGCTAGAGGTTAAAAGGcacaaaactggaaaaaggaaaatcgCAG AGAGCCCACTGTTTGGGGTACCACTGGCCACGCTGCTGGAAACTGATCAGAAAATCAAACCAATCACCTCAATTCCTCTCTTCCTGCACACG CTGCTGTCGTTTCTGGAAAAGAAAGGAGTCGATTCAGAGGGGATCCTGCGGGTTCCAGGATCTCAATCCAGGATAAAG CTGCTACAGCAGAATCTGGAGGCCAATTTTTACAAAGGCCGTTTCAACTGGGATGAAGTGAGTCCAAATGATGCTGCTGCCCTCTTGAAGAAGTTTATCCGAGAGCTTCCTGACCCGCTGCTCACTGCAGAATACCTCAACACCTTCAGCGCCGTCAGAG ACATCACAGAACTGAGGCAGAAACTGCACATGTTGAACCTGCTCATCCTGCTGCTCCCTGAGCCCAACAGGAGCACACTGAAG GCCCTGCTGGAGTTCCTCAGTAAGGTGGTcaacagagagaagaagaacagGATGAACCTGTGGGCTGTGGCAACCATCATGGCTCCAAACCTCTTCCTCCATAAGGCCGTCCCAAGCCGACTGACAGATGGGGTAGAGAAAGGACAGGCGGAGAAAGCAGCTGATGTGATGAGGCTTCTCATTCGTTACCAAGACCTCCTCTGGACG GTCCCTAACTTCCTCATGAGCCAGGTGCGTCGGCTAAATGAGAACAGTAACCGTCGCTATCAGTTCAAGAACCTGCTGAGAAAGATCCAGCCGGACAGCAgagaaaaaccagagaaaaactCAGAG CCACGTCGTACTATAAAAATCCAGGTGGGAGATCTGGTGAATGGCACGATGGAGTTCCAGCTCAACATTAACTGCAGGACCTCGGACCTGCTCGCCCAGTTTTACCGCCAGTTCCTCCGCAGCCCAGAAAATGGAAAGGGGAAAATGCAAAG AAACGGCTCAGTGGGATACCCAGACTGTGCCCTGTATGAAGTAGGAGGGAATATTg GAGAGCACTGTTTGGACACCGAGACGCATCTCCTGGATCTGTACAACAGTAACCCTGGAGGAGAATGGGTCATCAAAACGAAGCCCAATGGAGGCAGAGGGCAGTGA